The Methanosphaera sp. BMS genome contains a region encoding:
- the ltrA gene encoding group II intron reverse transcriptase/maturase, translated as MCQSTELDKLDSEWSNIKWNYVSRSIYKIQQRIIRAEESGDYRRVRSHCRLLLNDNRTLLWAIRVVTQINGGKRTAGVDSEIVMTNAERMKLFYQLKDCKINLHRPRPVRRIYIPKKNGILRPLGIPTIRDRVFQMVCKIALEPIWEHHFEANSYGFRPCRGASDAIAKIHSHVRGFNRPWIFEGDFKSCFDTLDHDYIMEQVRYFPASKTISRWLKAGYLDDNVFYKSDSGTPQGGIISPLLANIALHGMEEALDIKYTRIRRKDGSYTYSNVSKYVMVRYADDFVILCRTKEDACKVPKLLNSYLEKRGLTLAEDKTRITHIDNGFDFLGINIKSYFSRNRKVVLTKPSKSSIVSFKDKARRIFIKAYGGDIESFIDSLNNLIIGTAYYWRMTAAERTFEKMDWFIIYRIIRLLKRLYPKKSHKWIKGKHFKPCRDKTIKDKYLFTNPETGNQLKRMSWIHIKYAWCIKYKATPYKSEFNEYFERFKFKNNYQCLYGI; from the coding sequence TTGTGTCAGTCCACGGAATTGGACAAACTCGACAGTGAATGGTCCAATATTAAATGGAACTATGTAAGTCGAAGCATATATAAGATACAACAGCGGATAATTCGTGCTGAAGAATCTGGTGACTATCGAAGAGTTCGAAGTCATTGTAGACTACTTTTAAATGATAATAGAACACTATTGTGGGCTATAAGAGTAGTTACTCAAATAAATGGTGGTAAACGTACGGCAGGAGTTGACTCTGAAATTGTCATGACAAATGCTGAGCGTATGAAACTATTTTACCAGCTTAAGGATTGTAAAATTAATCTACATAGGCCTCGGCCTGTTCGTAGGATTTATATTCCTAAAAAGAATGGAATATTAAGACCTTTGGGTATTCCAACCATACGTGATCGTGTGTTCCAAATGGTATGTAAAATTGCCTTGGAACCTATTTGGGAGCATCATTTTGAAGCCAATAGTTATGGTTTCAGGCCTTGTAGAGGTGCTAGTGATGCTATAGCAAAGATTCACAGTCATGTACGTGGATTTAATCGTCCTTGGATATTTGAAGGTGATTTTAAATCTTGTTTTGATACTCTTGACCATGATTATATCATGGAACAAGTACGGTATTTTCCAGCCTCTAAAACCATTAGTCGCTGGTTAAAAGCAGGATACTTAGACGATAATGTATTTTATAAGTCTGATAGTGGTACACCTCAAGGGGGTATTATATCTCCGCTTCTTGCTAACATTGCATTGCATGGAATGGAGGAAGCATTAGATATTAAATACACTCGTATCCGCAGAAAAGATGGCTCGTATACTTACAGTAATGTGTCTAAGTATGTTATGGTGCGTTATGCTGATGATTTTGTAATACTTTGTAGAACAAAAGAGGATGCATGTAAAGTGCCGAAACTGTTAAATTCTTACTTGGAAAAGAGGGGTTTAACTTTAGCTGAGGATAAAACTAGAATTACTCATATTGATAATGGTTTTGATTTTCTAGGAATCAATATTAAATCATATTTCAGTAGAAATAGAAAAGTGGTTCTTACAAAACCGTCAAAGAGTAGTATTGTTTCATTCAAAGATAAAGCACGGCGTATCTTTATAAAAGCTTATGGGGGAGACATAGAAAGTTTTATTGACTCCTTAAATAATCTTATAATTGGTACTGCTTATTATTGGAGAATGACAGCTGCAGAAAGAACCTTTGAAAAGATGGATTGGTTTATTATATATCGTATTATTCGTCTTCTTAAGAGATTATATCCTAAGAAGTCTCATAAGTGGATTAAAGGTAAACACTTTAAACCATGTAGGGATAAAACGATAAAAGATAAGTATTTGTTTACTAATCCTGAAACAGGTAATCAACTTAAACGTATGAGTTGGATTCATATTAAGTATGCGTGGTGCATTAAATATAAAGCAACCCCGTATAAAAGTGAATTCAATGAGTACTTTGAAAGATTTAAATTTAAAAATAATTACCAATGCTTATATGGAATATAA